The proteins below are encoded in one region of Dehalococcoidia bacterium:
- a CDS encoding efflux RND transporter permease subunit gives RPILMTAMTTIFAMIPLALGASSGTMIAAELGVVVIGGMFSSTVLTLLVIPVIYSLVDAFRERRRENKLRSAS, from the coding sequence TGCGTCCGATTTTGATGACAGCGATGACTACCATCTTTGCTATGATTCCACTGGCGCTGGGGGCAAGTTCGGGAACAATGATTGCTGCTGAGTTAGGCGTTGTAGTCATCGGCGGGATGTTCAGTTCTACAGTGCTGACTCTCCTGGTCATTCCGGTAATCTATAGCCTGGTGGATGCTTTTCGCGAGCGGCGCAGAGAGAATAAGCTACGTTCTGCAAGTTAA
- a CDS encoding hydrophobe/amphiphile efflux-3 (HAE3) family transporter, with protein MMTNVFRKAGKLITSKYTILIILGLVLLIPFGLAATNLELKTGNDTFVSSSSGVYKDYEKFTDRFSDSVIVALLAAPDLSQLLQPENLAAMEFVETKMSEEPNVVSAVGPVFLIKQAVAKESGSPDLPKDTEEILKIITDPESGEIRSSFTQIFPDKQHAFIAVTISAAISTDEESDLVDGVKKTTAAAGFGENVDIIVTGVPVTKVEMADTMVSSMVSMVILAVVLMLVILALVFSVRGFFMWRWLPLAVVFLGIFYAFGCMGLFNIPITVVTMAVFPILIGLGVDYAIQFHNRYDEEARRGETFAEAAIDSVTHIGPTIGIAIIAACLGFAALFFSPIPMVQDFGLTLIIGVTACYVLSMLFLTAILYRHDRRKTTSTRVSEVKQKPQTVQESNGVVEKGLSRLAPWVINHPAIIIAVALIVTIAGMVADSHIDTIADETKFISQTTPTMRDFNTLQSLGGGLMSTNLLIEADDVTEPAILEWMLQTEQRIKQEKSDLIAGTNSVADLVMQANDGQIPQSSAEIREIFENIPLPVKRNLITDDFTAANLIVSSPGRDPKMLEELSGYLTDETVDHPSGTNVTVTGLSQIILKLADGLTTGREKMTLLGIVFVFFGLIPLFRFKVLRALVAIIPIALIIGWSSGLMYITGIDYTPLTATLGALIIGIGVEFTVLLMMRYYEEREKGVRVREAMTMAITKIGRAICASGLTVIGGFGALLIATDFPILRDFGIVTMINVFFALVATLVVLPPMIVFLDSRLEKRSPAKSNPRS; from the coding sequence ATGATGACTAACGTCTTTCGAAAAGCAGGGAAACTGATTACGAGCAAGTACACGATACTGATAATCCTGGGATTGGTGCTTCTGATCCCGTTTGGCCTGGCGGCAACCAACCTGGAGCTGAAAACGGGTAATGACACCTTTGTATCCTCCAGTTCTGGAGTATACAAAGACTACGAGAAATTCACCGACCGTTTCAGTGATTCGGTTATCGTGGCGCTGCTTGCCGCCCCGGACTTATCCCAACTGCTGCAGCCGGAAAATCTGGCGGCGATGGAATTTGTGGAGACAAAGATGTCCGAAGAGCCGAACGTTGTCTCTGCGGTGGGTCCGGTGTTTCTCATCAAGCAGGCGGTTGCCAAGGAGAGCGGAAGTCCTGATCTGCCAAAGGATACCGAGGAGATTCTCAAGATCATCACCGATCCCGAAAGCGGTGAAATCCGGTCGAGTTTCACACAGATTTTCCCCGATAAGCAACATGCCTTTATCGCCGTAACGATCAGTGCAGCCATCTCGACCGATGAGGAGTCTGATCTGGTTGATGGGGTCAAAAAGACGACAGCCGCTGCCGGATTTGGAGAAAACGTCGATATCATTGTCACCGGAGTGCCGGTTACCAAGGTCGAAATGGCCGATACCATGGTAAGCAGCATGGTAAGCATGGTGATCCTGGCAGTGGTCTTGATGCTGGTTATTCTGGCATTGGTCTTCAGTGTGCGGGGTTTCTTTATGTGGCGGTGGCTGCCGTTGGCCGTCGTTTTCCTGGGCATCTTCTACGCTTTTGGCTGCATGGGATTGTTCAATATCCCCATCACTGTGGTCACCATGGCGGTCTTCCCCATCCTGATAGGGCTTGGCGTGGATTATGCCATCCAGTTTCATAACCGCTATGATGAAGAAGCCAGACGCGGAGAGACCTTTGCCGAGGCAGCCATCGATTCGGTGACCCACATCGGGCCGACAATTGGAATCGCCATTATCGCCGCCTGTCTCGGTTTTGCGGCCCTGTTCTTCTCTCCCATACCGATGGTCCAGGATTTCGGCCTTACACTGATTATCGGGGTGACGGCGTGCTATGTTCTCTCGATGCTTTTCCTGACCGCTATCTTGTACCGGCATGATCGGCGCAAGACCACTTCAACCAGAGTCTCTGAGGTGAAGCAAAAGCCGCAGACAGTGCAGGAGAGTAATGGGGTTGTGGAGAAAGGCCTCTCCCGCCTTGCGCCCTGGGTAATCAATCATCCGGCGATTATCATTGCCGTCGCTCTCATAGTCACCATCGCCGGGATGGTTGCCGATTCCCACATAGATACGATAGCCGATGAGACAAAGTTCATCTCCCAGACTACGCCGACTATGAGAGATTTCAACACCTTGCAGTCGCTGGGAGGCGGCCTCATGTCGACAAATTTACTCATTGAGGCTGATGATGTTACCGAACCGGCCATTCTGGAATGGATGCTGCAAACCGAGCAACGCATCAAACAGGAGAAGTCGGACCTTATCGCCGGGACAAATAGTGTTGCCGATCTGGTGATGCAGGCAAACGACGGCCAAATCCCTCAAAGCTCCGCAGAGATCAGGGAGATATTCGAAAACATCCCTCTTCCCGTCAAAAGAAATCTCATCACCGATGACTTTACCGCAGCCAATCTTATCGTCAGTTCTCCGGGCCGTGATCCTAAAATGCTTGAGGAACTGTCAGGATATTTAACAGATGAAACTGTCGATCATCCCAGTGGCACGAATGTTACCGTGACTGGGCTCAGTCAAATTATCCTTAAGCTGGCCGATGGCCTCACCACCGGCCGGGAAAAGATGACTCTGCTGGGGATTGTTTTTGTCTTCTTTGGGCTGATCCCGCTGTTCCGGTTCAAAGTGCTGCGTGCCCTCGTGGCGATTATCCCCATTGCCCTGATTATCGGGTGGTCAAGCGGGTTGATGTATATAACGGGTATCGACTACACTCCTCTGACGGCAACGCTGGGCGCGCTCATCATTGGCATCGGGGTGGAGTTCACCGTTCTATTGATGATGCGCTACTATGAAGAACGTGAAAAAGGTGTGAGAGTACGCGAGGCGATGACTATGGCCATAACCAAGATAGGCCGGGCTATATGTGCTTCAGGGCTTACCGTTATCGGCGGCTTTGGGGCGCTCTTGATCGCCACTGATTTCCCGATTCTGCGCGACTTCGGCATTGTAACCATGATCAATGTTTTCTTTGCGCTGGTGGCCACCCTGGTGGTTTTGCCGCCGATGATCGTCTTTCTTGACTCACGGCTTGAGAAGCGATCCCCGGCCAAATCAAATCCAAGATCATAA
- a CDS encoding MarR family transcriptional regulator produces MVDELKSAWSGKAAGLIENFIKLHERFGSPSAEEVAEIEERTQSLVAGDEPDKIAGDLIFFRMSRLLYQSATLTMGELSEKLMIQKYTATRLVSWWVKKGFAERSGDPSDRRIVKVALTEKGRQFQEIIEDIVMRRVQHIMKRLTQDEQIIFFRLFEKLASQ; encoded by the coding sequence ATGGTCGACGAATTGAAAAGCGCCTGGAGCGGAAAAGCTGCCGGACTGATAGAAAACTTCATCAAGTTGCATGAACGATTCGGATCTCCTTCTGCCGAGGAGGTGGCGGAGATCGAGGAGCGGACTCAGTCACTGGTTGCGGGCGATGAGCCGGATAAGATTGCCGGAGACTTGATTTTCTTCAGGATGAGCCGACTCCTATACCAGTCAGCCACGCTGACGATGGGTGAGTTGAGCGAGAAGCTGATGATACAAAAATACACTGCTACCCGATTGGTTTCCTGGTGGGTGAAGAAAGGATTTGCCGAGCGCTCGGGCGACCCAAGCGACCGGCGTATTGTAAAGGTGGCGCTGACGGAAAAGGGTCGCCAGTTTCAAGAGATCATCGAGGATATCGTCATGCGCAGAGTTCAGCATATCATGAAGCGCCTGACTCAGGATGAACAGATCATCTTCTTTCGATTATTCGAAAAGCTTGCCTCCCAGTAG